DNA sequence from the Salvelinus sp. IW2-2015 linkage group LG37, ASM291031v2, whole genome shotgun sequence genome:
catgatgtcaagcaaagaggcactgagtttgaaggtaggccttgaaatacatccacaggtacacctccaattgattcaaatgatgtaaattagcctatcagaagcttctaaagccatgacatcattttctggaattttccaagctgtttaaaggcacagtcaacttagtgtatgtaaacttctggcccactggaattgtgatacagtgaattttaagtgaaataatctgtctgtaaacagttgttggaaaaatgacttgtgtcatgcacaaagtagatgtcctaactgacttgccaaaactatggtttgttaaaaatacatttgtggagtggttgaaaaacgagttttaatgactccaacctaagtgtatgtaaacttccgacttcaactgtaaatgttagcCAACACATTGCTAACCTTTGTTAATTAAATCAGCTAAACTGCTGCTTTAAGCAAAAATGTGTTTTGAGTTATAACTTTCTAGCTAATCAGCccttagagtttacacttcctcttccaaatGCAATGTGGGGAGGTCAGAATAATGAAAAACTATGTACCCAATCTATTCATTTTCAAATTATGATTACTTCTCCTTGTCATTATCATTCACCTCATAAGACAATAAGTGAAAATAATTGTTTTTGCTAACATACAATGGGGGTCCCTGGTTCGCCAGTTTGCCTAGTGCTGTGGTGACCCGCAGGGTCATGCTGATGGAACAGGACACTCAGTGGCTGTACCACCTCCTGGCCGAGGTCCAGTTGGAGAGGTTTTACCCGCGTGTCCGGGACAGCCTCAACATCACCCGCGTAGAGCATTTCACCTACGTCAAGGAGTCTGACCTCGAACAGATTGGCATCAGCAAACCAGGTCAGTACACTGTGGTTATTGTTGTCCTTTTAAAAAATGATTCTATAGCTATTTTTGGTAACACTTCATATGAAAAGCCCCTATGTTGTGCATTATAATGCACTATGAATAGTTCACATGGGATTATAAATGCCCTTATGAAGAGGGTATTCATGTGAAGTGTAACCCTTGTTTGTATGTTGTATGGCCATATCTTTTATATCGAATATTTGTCTACATGTAGGACAGAGAAGATTATGGGAGGCTTTAAAAAACTACAAGATCAGCGTGAGGCCCAAATCGTGGATGGCCAAGGTAAGACCTTtacatggggctcccgagtggcgcagtggtctcaggcactgcatctcagtgcttgagacatcactacagacacctgggttcgaatccaggctgtatcacaactggctgtaattgggagtcctatagggcaacaattggcccagtgtcgcctgggtttggctggtgtaggccgtcattgtaaataagaatttgatcttaactgacttgcctagttaaagaaaggttaaacATCTCTCAAGTCCCTCCAGAATGCAATTTACTATTGTACACCATTTGTTTCAAGGTAGTGGTGAGTTCTTTGAAATAAGTACCAGACATTATTGATTGACACAACATAATATTTGGAATGCTCACCTGTCACTCATGTTGATCTGTTGGTCCCCCAGGCGTTCAGTGGGTGTGGTCCGGAGGGAGGTGACCAATGGGGCAGTGTGGGGTCAGGCCAGGAGAAAGGGGGGCGGGCCCTCACCTGTCTGATCCAGGACGATGAGCTGACTCTGGGGGAGAAGCTGGGAACGGGCTCCTTCGGCgtggtgaagagaggagagtggcagACCCCCACTGGGAGAGTGGTGAGTGGATTTTTAAACGTATAAATGTTCAAATGTATGTTGCTTCTGGTGGGAcagtatttaacttttattttactcACCAACAGTAAAAGGCAGAGCTAGGTTGACAGTTTAGAAAGCCACAGGGCAAGATACTGTACCTTCAAAAGGATCAATAGAAATTGCATAACAGAAATCAAAAATAATTTGCAttgaagtacagtgcattcgtgaagtattcagacccctcccccctttccacattttgttacgttacagccttattctaaaatggattaaacactTTTCCCccctatcaatctacacacaataccccataatgacaaagtgaaaacaggtttttagaattgtttgtacatttattaaaaataaatgtaaaaataccttttttacataagtattcagactctttgctatgagactcgaaattgagctcaggtgcatcttgtttccagtggagtccacttgtggtaaattcagttgattggacatgatttggaaaggcacacacctgtctatgtaaggttccacagttgacagtgcatgtcagagcaacaaccaagccatgaggtcgaaggaattgtccgtagagatccaagacaggattgtgtcgaggcacagatctggggaagggtatcaaaaattgtctgcagcattgaaggtccccaagagcacagtggcctccatccttcttaaatggaagacgtttgtaaccaccaacactctttctagagctgtccgctcagccaaactgagcaatctggggagaagggccttggtcagggaggtgaccaagaacccgctccagagttcctctgtggagatgggagaaccttccagaaggacaaccatctctgcagcactccaccaatcaggcctttatggagagtggccagacggaagccactcctcagtaaaaggaacacagacagacataaaaggagcacctaaaggactctcagtccatgagaaacaagattctctggtctgatgaaaccaaggttgagctctttggcctgaatgcaaagagtcacgtctgtaggaaacgtggcaccatcactacggtgaagcatggtggtggcagcattatgctgaggggatgtttttcagcgggagggagttggagactagtcagaatcaatggaaagatgaacggagcatagtacagagagatccttgatgaaaacctgctccagagcgctcaggacctcagactggggcgaaggttcaccttccaacaggacaatgaccctaagcacagaaccaagacaacgcaggagtggcttcgtgacaagtctctaaatgtccttgagtggcccagccagagcccggacttgaacccgatcgaacatctctggagagacctgaagataGCTGAGCAGCGactttccccatccaacctgacagagcttgagagaatctgcagagaagaatgggataaactccccaaataaaggtgtgccaagcttgtagcgtcatacccaagaagactttaggctgtaatcgctgtcaaaggtgcttcaacaaagtactgagtaaagggtctgaaaacgaatgtaaatgtgatatttcagtttatttatcttttataaattagcaaacatttctaaaaacctgttcttgctttggcgttatagggtattgtgtgtacaaaacattttttaaatccattttacaataaggctgtaacaaaacataatatggaaaaagtcaaggggtctgaatactttccgaatgctctgtatattcccaatcaatttaaattacattaTAATCTTTACCAAATGGTATTTATCAGTACACCTAACTCCTCCAtccttccccctcttctttctGTTGCCATGACAGCTGCCGGTGGCAGTGAAGTCTCTGAAAAGTAGTCTTTcccgacagacagacaccatgACAGACTTTCTCCAGGAGGTGACCACCATGCAGTCTCTAGACCACCCCAACATCATCCGCCTCTACGGAGTGGTGCTCACACAGCCCCTCAAGATGGTGAgaattctctctatcctcttcaaGGTGGACTACAAAACATATTTAGTATTATTCCTATTTCTGCGTTGTAATCCTTTCATGCATGGGCCTTGCATATGCTAATATTCTAATTGGTAGAATTGCTATTGAAATACAGgcatgcaaatttaaataaacattGAACGGTCATTCAGATGTTATGTCTGTCTCAGAATTCACTCAGGGAATTGGAGGGAACATGTAGTGTAAAGAAGTCACTTTAAAACCCTATTCTCCTCCTCCCAGGTGACAGAGTTGGCCTGTCTGGGGTCCCTGTATGACATGCTGCGCTCTCGCCAGCACGAGTACCCCCTGGCACGTCTCTGGCTCTTCGCCACCCAGATAGCAGCCGGTATGGAGTACCTGGAGGGTCGCAGGTGAGGCACGAAACAGTCCCACTCTACAGACAGACTACAACCAAATATGCAATTTTAACCACTAACTTCACTGTAACCCTAAACGTCAACAATTCCTCTGACCAACTTCATGCATATATTTTTCCACAATGGACTGGAATTTCCGTAATGCCAATGAAATTTCAGCAGAGGCGGAAGGAAGACACTTCTAGCCAATGAAAATGCTGAACCATTCCTGGTTGTAGCCGGTATAGTGGGCCTGTGCTATATCTCCCCCAGGTTCATCCATAGGGACCTGGCTGCACGGAACATTCTGCTGGCCTCCAGGGAGATGGTGAAGATTGGggactttggtctgatgaggggCCTGAGCCAGGAGACAGACCAGTACGTGATGACGGCCCACAGACGCATCCCCTTCGCCTGGTGAGCTGAAGGGGAACATCAGGGTGTTTGTGGGTGGATATATCAATGATGAGTCATTTATTCTTTAACAGTGTGACCGAATGGAAGCCGGTGGGGAGAAGGGAGATATCACTACTATGGAATTTTCTTTGGTAAATGATTGGCAGTTTTTGGtaattccatctctctctctctctctcttttttctccatatctctcctCCCACGCTCCCTCCAGGTGTGCCCCAGAGAGTCTGCGTGTGGGCTCTTTCACCCACTCCTCTGATGTGTGGATGTTTGGGGTCATTCTCTGGGAGATGTTCACCTACTGTGAGGAGCCTTGGCGGGGGCTATCTGGCAGACAGGTATGTGTAGACACACTGTACACATTGTTATgatgccagagtcagacagaacttGCTTAGGCAGGAAAGAAGAGGAATTTGTACACAGCCACCGCTGGGGTTTTCCAAAATCTAGGAGCATTTACTGTTTTCCAAATTTAGAAGCAGAATCAGAGATAGAGCTTAAAAAGtagcttgatttagctttctTAATCGAGAGAGTACATCTGTTTCTCAATTGGCTGACAGATTGCCAGTCCACTACAGAGTCAGTTTTCCTTGCTTTGGCCCAGGCCTGATTTCTCATCTGAATGAGCTCAGATAACTCAGAAGAAAACCAAGGGGTagatctacactacatgaccaaagtatgtggatacctgttcatcgaacatctcattccaaaatcatgggcattaatatggagttggtcccccctttgcttttataacagcctccactcttctgggaagactttccactagatgttggaacattgctgcggggtctTGCTTCCTTTCAGCCTCAAGAggattagtgaggtcaggcactgatgttttgcgattaggcctggctcgcagtcggcgttccaattcatcccaaaggtgttcaagggggttgaggtcagggctctgtgcaggccagtaaatgttcttccacatcgatcctgacaaaccatttctgtatggacctcactttgtgcatgagggcattgtcatgctgaaacagaaaggcccttcccccaaactgttgccacagaatCGTCAAgaaagtcattgtatgctgtagcgttatgatttcccttcacttgaactaaggggcctagcctgaaccatgaaaaacaaccccagaccattatttctcctccagcaaactttacagttggcactatgcattcaggcaggtagggttctcctggcattacgccagatggtgaagcgtgattcatcactccagagaacgcgtttccaatgctccagagtccaatggtggtgagctttacaccactccagccgacgcttggcattgtgcatggtgatcttaggcttgtgtgcagctgctcggccatggaaactaatttcatgaagctcccgatgaacagctcttgtgctgatgttgcttccagaggtagtttggaactcggtacgtatgtatataattatatatatatatagtgtatctttgACTCTGAATTGTTTAAAAGGGGCATGTTTATCTGCCAGAGGAATAAATATAGAGGATACATTTTCTAGAGCCAACTCAGTGTCAGGAATACAGGAGATAGTGGCTAACTCAGAGTACAACATGTCGTGTAAAAACCCTTGAAGAGAAATCGTTTTAAAATCTTTCTTCTTAATTAAACGAGGAttagtatttttttgtttcatatctgtaatACATGCTATGGGACAATGATCACTGAGATCATATGCAAATACTCCACTAGACAAATATTTCTGGGGGTTACTAGTAAGAATTAAATCAACCAATGAGGAGTTAACTGTGTGCCAAGCATTGGGAACATCCGTGTAGAACAGAAGGTCTACTTTTATTTCCTTGATTCACTTTCAGGATGAAGTCTGCCCTCGGAGTCTCTGGGGATTTGAATTTCTTTTTTTCTGACTCACTTGGAACATTTTCAGGGTACGTGATGGCAAGGCGTCTGAAACAATGCTTAGACAAGGCATCCATCTTCTTCTCCGTGGTGACCTCTAAACAATGCACTATGCTCTAGAATGATGTGACGTGTCTCTTGATGGAAGCACTTGTTTAAATAATGCACCTATAGATAAATGCACTTTctaaacaatgcagttttatgaataatacaaataaagatatgaaatgtgtttttcaatgacacaacacattacacagaAATGAAGACACGCTCTCAATGTTCAGAATGTTTCCACCTCCTTTCCCAGTGTTCTTTTGCTTGTTCGTTTGTTCGTCTGAATGCTTGCTTCCCTCAAGGCCTGAACTATCCTCCAGAAATCCCTCAGAaatccttcctctttctccctctgttggttttgtgtttgttttgtcgaTGTCCTAATTCTTCTTGTTGTCCTTGTTGGGTTTATGGTCCCCCTATCCCATTCCTTCCTTGTGTTGCCTGTTGATTCAGCAGATGAGTCCTGCAAGAACCAAGTCGATCAATCTCTCAAAACCTCTCCAAACTATTTCCACAAAAGTATCTTCCAATTCCTCTAGATGGGCAGAACACAGCAATGCACTAAAATAACTCAACTGTTAACATATAATACAcattattacaaaaattacaATTTAAGGACGAGCTCTTGTTAAGTGCTGCTGCTCATGGAATTGGTTTCTAGGAGATGATACTGGCAAAAGaggaaaataacaatatatacatttaGGATAAATTAAATACTAAATACAGTATATGGGGAACATGAACGCGCCAAACAATTTACAAGGGGAATGAAATAATGAGCGTTCGTAACGAGAGCTAATGAGTCAGATTTGTCACGTACACCTTGTAGGTAGAGCACTTTAAGTTGAACCATGACTCAAGGGGACACAAGGCTCCAAGCATTTGTATGACCTCTGAAATATTTGAGCCTTTTGTACCAAATCAAATATTCAAtattgtgtaggtgtgtgtgtgtttgtgtccacaaACATCTTCAATATCACAACAATGCAATGTCTTTGTCATTAAACGTTCCccactcttttttttctctcagatcCTCTGGCGTGTGGAGCTGGAGGGACAGCGTATGGAGAGACCCCCTGACTGTCCTCAGGAACTCTACTCTGTGATGAGAAAGTGTTGGGCCTGCACCCCCTCCAACCGACCCACCTTCTCCCAGCTCACCACCCTGGTCGCAGAGGTAACACTgtaaatatatgtacagtaccagtcaacagtttggacacacctactcattcaagggtttttctttatttttactattttctacattgtagaataatagtgaagacatcaaaactatgaaataacacatatgcaatcatgtaaccacgtaaccaaaaaagtgttaaacaaatctaaatatattttagatccttcaaagtaaccaccctttgtcttgatgacagctttccacacgcTCGGCATTCTCTCagctagcttcatgaggtagtcacctggaacgcatttcaattaacaggtgtgccgtaaaagttcatttgtggaatttattttcttcttaatgggtttgagccaatcagttgtgtgtgacaaggtaggggtggtatactatttggtaaaagaccaagtccatactatggcaagaacaactcaaataagcaaagagaaacgacagtccattattactttaagacaagaaggtcagtcaatacgggaagtttcaagaactttgaaagtttcttcaagtgcagtcgcaaaaaccatgaagcgctatgatgaaactggctctcatgaggatcgccacaggaaaggaagaaccagagttacctctgctgcagaggataagttcatcagagttaccagcacctcagaaattgcagcccaattaaatgcttcacatagtttaagtaacagacatctcaacataaactgttcagaggagactgagtgaatcaggccttcatggtcgaattgctggaaagaaaccacgactaaaggacaccaataataagaagagacttgcttggaccaagaaacacaagcaatggacattagaccagtggaaatctgtcctttggtctgatgagtccgaatttgagattttggttccaaccgccatgtctttgtgagacgagtaggtgaacggatgagctctgcatgtgtggtttgcactgtgaagcatggaggaagaggtgtgatggtgtgggcgtgtttagctggtgacactatcagtgatttatttagaattcaaggcacacttaaccagcatgacaaccacagccttctgcagcgatacaccatcccatctggtttgcgcttaatgggactatcatttgtttttcaacaggacaatgacccaacccacctccagtctgtgtaagggctatttgaccaagaaggagaatgatggagtgttgcatcagccaccctttgccttgatgacagctttgcacagtcttggcattctctcaaccagcttcacctggaatgcttttccaacagttttgaaggagttcccacatatgctgagcacgcattctaaatatatcacagaccgtgtcaccatcaaagtacccccacaccataacaactcctcctccatgctttatggtgggaaatacacacacggagatcatccgttcacccacaccgcatctcacaaagacatggcgattggaaccaaaaatctccaatttggactccagaccaaaggataaatttccaccggtctaatgtccattgctcatgtttcttcacccaagcaagtctcttcttattgatgtccttttgtagtgtttttttgcagcaattcgaccatgacgacctgattcacacagtctcctctgaacagttgattttgagaagtgtcagttacttgaactctgtgaagaatttattttggctgcaatttctgaggctggtaactaattaactctttcaaagttcttgaaatgttccgtattgactgacattcatgtcttaaaataatgagtgtactgtcatttctctttgctcatttgagctgttcttgccataatatggacttggtcttttaccaaatagggttatcttctgtataccacccctaccttgtcacaacacaactgattggctcaaaccaaACGcatgaagaagaaaataaattccacaaatgaacttttaacaaggcacacctgttaattgaaattcattccaggtgactacctcatgaagctggttgaaagaatgccaagagtgtgcaaagctgtcatcaaggcaaaaggtggctatttgaagaatcttatatataaaatatattttgatttgtttaacacttttttggttactacatgattccatatgtgttatttcattttctacaatgtagaaaatagtaaaaataaagaaaaacccttgaatgagtaggtgttcccaAACTTTTGTACATTTATTATATGTGTATAAATGTATGCTCACATTTGCATTATACTCACTTAATACACTCTAATCAAGTGGCTCCTAAGCATGTTTTCATTAGCATTTAAGAGTCAATATGGCCAGTGACCAAAATAAAGGCAGTTGGACTACGAGACAGTGGCATAAAAtggtttcctctcccctcttccctctctatccAGGCTCAGCCTTTGGAGGTGTGTGCTGTAAGGGACTTTGTGGAACCTAGAAAACTCACCCTCCTGTCCAACGACCTATTGACCATCATAGACCATAGGTAAGAGAGAAGAAGGATGGGAAGATGGAAAAAATAGATAGGAAGAAACAGAGGTTAATTGTTCAATTTAGACATATTGCTTCAAAGAGCTAAACTTCTAAACCTGAATTCCGTTGCATTGACTGTTAACCCTAATCCTCACATTCTTGCCACCTTGTAGTAATTCTTGAGAGGGGTGGTCTAAGGCCTTCAAGTCAGATGCCAAGAATAAAAGATTTGAAGATCTGACTCAAGTTTGCTAAAGTTTTCAGAGAGTCCTATGTAAAAGGGTGTCAAGAAAGTTTATAAGAGAGTTTTATAATAGTTTATAGAGAGTACATTTTTTGTGAATATGCAGTTCATAAATCATCAATAAACTGTTATGTCATTTGTTGGACTTGTATGATTGCCTTTTCTTAATGTGACCATTCAAATTGTATCCATGTCTTTTTTATTTCGCTTACTGTATACCTACATGTGGCTTATATTTGGCTTATATGTGGCTTATATGATTTGACTGTATGGTTCTCCTCCTGTAGTCTGGAGCTGTGTGAGTGGAAGGGCCAGAACCAAAGGACCTTGATAGTGGGCTGGTTCCCCCCGAGCCTGGCTGCACCCTCCCTCTCCGCCCCCAGCAGCGTCCCTGCTCTTCCCACCACAGCCCCCGTCGCTGCATCAAGCCTCATCTCGCCCCCCCTGAAGGGCAGTCTGCAGCACACGGGGCAGAGTGAGACCCACCCCGACCGTAACTGGGGCACGCCGGAACGCCTCGACGAGTCAGTAAAGTTTACACTTTTTGATGATTCTTTGATATATAGCTGTTGAGCATCATCATGCTATATGCTAGCCAGTGTTCCTGACTATGTTTGCTGTCATTAATGCCACATTGTTGCCTTGTCTTGTTTAGCATTACAGATATCCGTTGTCATATATTGATAGAAATCAAGTGAAAATTGCATTTGTTTGCGTCTTTGTTGGTGGCCCACTATTGGTGGTATACAAATCTTACAGAGTAAGTAAGATGAATGCCTTGAACCTTTGTTATTGTCAGTGTACAACCATGACCCATGTTTGTTTGAATACTGTGTTTttagctgacctctgaccttttcaGGAGAGTAAACTGGAGAAGAAGCCCagcaaatagagagagagagggcggctCCAATTTACAGAAAATGTCAGGTACCAACTTCAATAAGTTATTTACTCTTTATTTGATTATTATATGACTGATACTAACATGTTCTCCAAATAATATTAGCTAATATTCAATCCACAGATATAATTGTTTTGTGGGTAGCAATCTATAGCTAATTGGGCACATTACAACTCTTCTAATTGTTTAGACCTTTGGTACCCTTCGTAGTGTACTAGCCTCAAGAGCAGAGGGTCACAAGTTTGATATCACCTAGGGAAAACCACCCTCAACATGCTGTACACTGTAGTTATTTTGTAcaaaatacatatactgtatacagtaccagtcaaaacggTACCAGTCAAAACCTATTTAATGgttttaattttttactatttctacattgtagaataatagtgaagacattaaaactaagaaataacacatacatttgatattcttcaaattagccaccctttgtcttgatgacaactttgcacactcttggcattctctctaccagcttcatgaggtagtcacctggaatacatttcaattaacaggtgtgacttgttcatttgtggaatttctttctttcttaatgtgtttgagccaatcagttgtgttgtgacaaggtagaggtggtatacagaagatggcccaaATAatgtaacatacacatctcaacatcgactgttcagaggagactgcgtgaatcaggccttcatggtcgaattgctgcgaagaaaccactactaaaggacaccaataataagaagagacttgctttggccaagaaacatgagtagaaatctctgcatgtgtggttcccaccgtgaagcatggaggaggtggtgttattgtgtgggggtgctttgctggtgacactgtcagtgatttatttggaattcaaggcacacttaaccaccatggcaaccacagcattctgcagcgatacgccatcccatctggttagcgcttagtgggactatcatttgtttttcaacacacctccaagctgtgtaagggctttttgaccaagaaggagagtgatggagtatcATTTGCATCATCTGatctggcctctacaatcacccgacc
Encoded proteins:
- the LOC111960061 gene encoding activated CDC42 kinase 1-like, with protein sequence MLMEQDTQWLYHLLAEVQLERFYPRVRDSLNITRVEHFTYVKESDLEQIGISKPGQRRLWEALKNYKISVRPKSWMAKAFSGCGPEGGDQWGSVGSGQEKGGRALTCLIQDDELTLGEKLGTGSFGVVKRGEWQTPTGRVLPVAVKSLKSSLSRQTDTMTDFLQEVTTMQSLDHPNIIRLYGVVLTQPLKMVTELACLGSLYDMLRSRQHEYPLARLWLFATQIAAGMEYLEGRRFIHRDLAARNILLASREMVKIGDFGLMRGLSQETDQYVMTAHRRIPFAWCAPESLRVGSFTHSSDVWMFGVILWEMFTYCEEPWRGLSGRQILWRVELEGQRMERPPDCPQELYSVMRKCWACTPSNRPTFSQLTTLVAEAQPLEVCAVRDFVEPRKLTLLSNDLLTIIDHSLELCEWKGQNQRTLIVGWFPPSLAAPSLSAPSSVPALPTTAPVAASSLISPPLKGSLQHTGQSETHPDRNWGTPERLDERVNWRRSPANREREGGSNLQKMSGMTRSLESVLSGPQSRTLGGVKVDPRRGPLANAMVARSVVVQQDPHRFSEASINPPPRPLPPNLKRIKIPQVALIRDRRPVNPSPGSLWPPQPQKHPQQQMLQPPQPQLQQTMGGSDLCKMAHMAWSKPALDDYGNKERDGEKEWVVRERERERYPPQVQHTREGFIAQVMEAVHGVTNEEVRNALHCNEWNPIRAQQQLKMEQLHSLSLCSRDDCLRILSRYQWDLQLASRYLFRMVRGERTGGGGERERRDGEREAPPAAMERRGV